In one Kitasatospora cineracea genomic region, the following are encoded:
- the rpmJ gene encoding 50S ribosomal protein L36 — MKVKPSVKKICDKCKVIRRHGRVMVICDNLRHKQRQG; from the coding sequence ATGAAGGTCAAGCCGAGCGTCAAGAAGATCTGCGACAAGTGCAAGGTGATCCGCCGCCACGGCCGGGTCATGGTGATCTGCGACAACCTGCGCCACAAGCAGCGCCAGGGCTGA
- the rpsK gene encoding 30S ribosomal protein S11, whose translation MPPKGRQAAGAKKIRRKEKKNVAHGHAHIKSTFNNTIVSITDPSGNVISWASAGHVGFKGSRKSTPFAAQMAAEAAARRAQEHGMRKVDVFVKGPGSGRETAIRSLQATGLEVGSIQDVTPTPHNGCRPPKRRRV comes from the coding sequence ATGCCCCCCAAGGGTCGTCAGGCTGCCGGCGCGAAGAAGATCCGCCGCAAGGAGAAGAAGAACGTCGCTCACGGGCACGCCCACATCAAGAGCACGTTCAACAACACCATCGTTTCGATCACCGACCCCTCGGGCAACGTGATCTCCTGGGCCTCTGCCGGCCACGTCGGCTTCAAGGGCTCGCGCAAGTCCACCCCGTTCGCCGCGCAGATGGCCGCCGAGGCCGCTGCCCGTCGCGCGCAGGAGCACGGCATGCGCAAGGTCGACGTCTTCGTCAAGGGTCCGGGCTCCGGCCGTGAGACCGCGATCCGCTCGCTCCAGGCCACCGGCCTGGAGGTCGGCTCGATCCAGGACGTCACCCCCACCCCGCACAACGGCTGCCGTCCGCCGAAGCGCCGCCGCGTCTGA
- the rpsM gene encoding 30S ribosomal protein S13, producing MARLSGVDLPREKRIEIALTYVYGIGKTRAQLALAETGVSGDIRVRDITEDDLVKLQKFVDANFEVEGDLRRQVAADIRRKVEIGCYEGLRHRRGLPVRGQRTHTNARTRKGPRRAIAGKKKPGKK from the coding sequence ATGGCACGCCTTTCCGGCGTTGATCTCCCCCGCGAGAAGCGGATCGAGATCGCCCTCACCTACGTCTACGGCATCGGCAAGACCCGCGCCCAGCTGGCCCTCGCCGAGACCGGCGTGAGCGGTGACATCCGCGTGCGCGACATCACCGAGGACGACCTCGTCAAGCTGCAGAAGTTCGTGGACGCGAACTTCGAGGTCGAGGGTGACCTCCGCCGCCAGGTCGCCGCCGACATCCGCCGCAAGGTCGAGATCGGCTGCTACGAGGGCCTGCGCCACCGTCGCGGTCTGCCCGTCCGCGGCCAGCGCACCCACACCAACGCGCGTACCCGCAAGGGCCCGCGTCGCGCGATCGCCGGCAAGAAGAAGCCGGGCAAGAAGTAG